The following DNA comes from Streptomyces sp. NBC_00273.
CTCGGCGGCGCGGTCCAGCTGGTCGCGGGAGAGGTTGAGCAGGGCGATCACCTTGGGGGTGACGTCCCGGGCCACTCCGGCCAGGTACTTCTCGTCCACCTCGATGACGCCGTACTTGGCGTCCGAGCCTCCGGCCAGCGCGGAGGTGATGCCGGCCGGCATGTTGGCGCCGAGGGCGTTGGAGACGACCGGACCGCTGGCCCGCAGGGCCTCCGCGATCAGTCGGGTCGTCGTGGTCTTGCCGTTCGTCGCGGAGACGAGGACGACATCGAGATGTTGCGCCAGCGCGCCGAGAAGATCGGGGTCGAGCCTGAGTGCGACCTTGCCACCGATTACCGATCCGCTTCCGCGTCCCGCGGCCCGCGACACCGCCGCCGCGGCCTTGCCCGCCGTCACGGCCAGCTTGGCCCGCGGCGAAAGCGGCTCCGTGTTGCCTGCCATCGTCCCTTGTCCTCCTTGCGTCGGTCGGCCCCAGCCTATCCAGTACCGGCCGGAGCCTTGACCGCGGCGCCCCCGCCCCGCCGCGGATCTCCTCATATAGTCGCCCGTCGTAGGGTTGAGGCCATGCGACAGCGTCCCATTCCCGGTACCTCCGGCCTCGTCCGCCCCATGAGTCTGTTGGGTGATCCGGTGCTCCACTCCGCGTGCGCGGAAGTCACCGCATTCGGCCCGGAACTCGACCGGCTCATCGAGGACATGTTCGCCACGATGTACGCCGCCGAGGGCGTCGGGCTCGCCGCGAACCAGATCGGCGTCGGACAGCGGGTGTTCGTCTACGACTGCCCCGACGACGAGGACGTCCGCCACGTCGGGCACATCGTCAACCCGCGGTTGGTGACGGCCGACGGGGACGAGTTCCGGGGGCCGGAGGGGTGCCTGTCCCTGCCGGGGCTGGAGGCGGGGACGGTCCGCTTCGACCACGCGGTGGTGGAAGGCGTCACGTCGGACGGGGCGGCCGTCAGGATCGCCGGGACGGGGTTCTTCGCGCGGTGCCTCCAGCACGAGTGCGACCACCTCGACGGGACGGTGTACGCGGACCGCGTGACGGGCCTGCGCGCCCGTCGCCTGCGGCGTGCCATCCGAAAGACCTCCTGGGGAGCCGAGGCGCTGCGCGGCTAGCCGGATCCACCCCCGCCGGCGCCGATCCGGTTTCGCCGGGTACATCCAGCCCCTCCTCAAACGCCGGAGGGGCTGAACGGCGGGGCTGAAGTGGTGCGGCTAGAAGCCCGGGCCGTCTTCGCGGTTGCCGGCGGTGGCCAGGCGGCCCCAGAGGAGGTCCGTGAGGCCGGCGACCAGCTCCGCACGCTCGCAGGGGCGTTCGCCCAGCCACCAGTCGCCGGCCGCGTGCATCATGCCGACGATGCCGTGGCCCCAGATCCGGGCGAGGCGTTCGCCCCCCGGACCGAGGTCCACGCGTTCGCCGATCACCTCGGCCAGTTCCTCGCCGAGCCGGCGCAGCAGCGGGGCCGAGTGCAGGCCGACGTCGAAGCCGCGTTCGGCGCTGTGGGAGTCCTCGGCAGGGTGCATGAGGAAGCGGTAGACCTGCGGGCGGGCCTCGATGGCGGCAAGATAGGTGTCGAGGGTCGCCTCCACCCGGCGGCGCCGCTCGGCGGGGGCGTCGAGCGCCGCCCGAAGCGAGTCGAGCAGGGCGTCGGTGTGCCGGACGGCGAGGGCCTGGTAGAGGCCCGCCTTGTCCCCGAAGTGCCGGTAGAGGATGGGCTTGGTGATGCCGGCCTCCGCCGCGATCGCGTTCATGGAGGCTTTGGGGCCGTCCCTGAGCACGACCCGGTCGGCGGCTTCGAGCAGTTCCCGACGGCGGCGTTCGGCCGCTCCCGGCTCACCGGCCTGCTGAGTGGTCTCCATGACGTGTTTCTCTCCCCGCCCTTGCGATGTGCGTGACGCCCACGCAACGTAACACCCCGCACACCCTGTCGATCGAATCGGAGGCTACGCCGTCCGGCCTCGTGGCCGGTGCGGACGGTGCTTGACAGTGCTTACTCGCCGGTAACAGACTGTGGTCTTCGCGTAGGTTACCGCTAGTAACTTCCGCAGGGCCGAGTACAGACAGGTGGAGGGGACATGGCGGAGTTCACCATGGAGCTGAACGACGACCAGAAGCAGGTGCGGGACTGGATCCACGGCTTCGCCGCCGATGTGATGCGCCCCGCCGCCGCGGAATGGGACGAGCGCGAAGAGACTCCTTGGCCCGTCATCCAGGAGGCCGCCAAGGTCGGCATCTACTCGCTGGACTTCTACGCCCAGCAGTTCTTCGACCCGACGGGCCTCGGCATTCCGATGGCGATGGAGGAGCTC
Coding sequences within:
- the def gene encoding peptide deformylase, with product MRQRPIPGTSGLVRPMSLLGDPVLHSACAEVTAFGPELDRLIEDMFATMYAAEGVGLAANQIGVGQRVFVYDCPDDEDVRHVGHIVNPRLVTADGDEFRGPEGCLSLPGLEAGTVRFDHAVVEGVTSDGAAVRIAGTGFFARCLQHECDHLDGTVYADRVTGLRARRLRRAIRKTSWGAEALRG
- a CDS encoding TetR family transcriptional regulator, coding for METTQQAGEPGAAERRRRELLEAADRVVLRDGPKASMNAIAAEAGITKPILYRHFGDKAGLYQALAVRHTDALLDSLRAALDAPAERRRRVEATLDTYLAAIEARPQVYRFLMHPAEDSHSAERGFDVGLHSAPLLRRLGEELAEVIGERVDLGPGGERLARIWGHGIVGMMHAAGDWWLGERPCERAELVAGLTDLLWGRLATAGNREDGPGF